One Hydractinia symbiolongicarpus strain clone_291-10 chromosome 7, HSymV2.1, whole genome shotgun sequence genomic window, cCGTCTCCTCAAATCTTTCATTTCTAAAAATGTCAAGTTATCGTAAAACGTCGTTcgtgtgttttaaaaaaagattttgcttTGATTTCTATGGCATACTCAGTCATGTCGTtatgaataataaaatttaaaaggacaacCTTCTGAATATTTATCTCCTTGGAAATGTGAATGTATCACCATTATTATGAGTATGCttgaaaggtgtgatattttaaaaaatctttaaaacagtttttcatAGTGTTGTTTTTTGCGTATACCATCTATTACATTTCAAATCTattttacaaaactacagaaTCTCTACAAGGGAGAGTGCTACTGTTCTGAAGCCAACgtgtttatcttttttttttctttaaaaaatcaagGATTCTTCAGATATTATATCTTAAAGACCAAAGGTTgagttaaaaaatggcttttttggaaaaagtaaaataaataaaaaacggggactttgtggaaaataattaaaaaatcgttttacataCATCTATCAGGATTCTAGAGGACATCGAATGAGAGTTGGAAACAAAGTAGTTTTGTTAGTGAAGTCACTTTTTCGAAGGCAGGgtgtgtttcaaaaatgtctctgtACTTTCTAcaagttaaaaagtttcaaattatttttatattatttgataGGTAATTAAAAAATGCTTCTTGATGATAATAAACTTTGGATAATTATCGCTGAAAAAATCGCGATTTAAAAAACCATACTCAaaaggtataccgtcaccttaAAGGCATTGACATCTGTATGCCAAATATTAACACAGTTGGtttctaaaaaatcaaaagttagacttaaaaataaattttaggacTTCCAGTAAGTATTGTTAACTATCATCTGTTCATAAAAGATTTTAGGTTTTTTTGGTTGTCCTGTATTTCGTAAATCCAATTTTTGTAATATGctttttttgacatgttttttttaggGAGGAAAATGTAGCAGGATCAGAAGACTCTGATCATTATCGTGTGgaatttgtttttgatgctgATACTGATTGTGCTGTTCGAATATTCATGATGGCCACGGAAGAGATCCAACAGGGATCTGTAAGGTGAATGAGAGTCATGTAATATGTTTATAGGCTATTATAAAATAGAAGTTATTTTTATCAATCAACCCATCATCAAGTATATGAAATCATATTAAATTAGTAAAACATGATTTCATTCTACTTGACCACCTTCACCACAGAATCTTTCAACCAtataaagcatttttttgttttgtgtattAATCCTGCTAGTGTAAAAGTACTGTAGGAAGCACTCAACTAATTGATACATGTTGTTAATGAATGTAGATATAAAGCCCGCTCTCCTAGTTTGAAGTCTGAACCTGTAATGTTCAAGAAAGGATGTGGACAAACTTACAACAGTGCAAGTTTTATCATAAAGCCGGATGACTTCCAACCATCTGAAGTAAGTTGACTGCAAATAATGACTTTGTTGAAAATGGTCTGGCAATTTTGTTCTAGCTTTTGCAAACTTTAAAGTACGACTGATTGGATCTAATTATAACTTTTTATTGTTCCTAATTGCACACAATATCAATTTCACAATTTCTTACATAGGAAAAAGTCTTGTAAACAAATTTACATTAATTTAACCTTTTAGTCATTAACTTTAATTGGTTGATAAGAAAAATAACCAAAATTAACCTGATTTAGACTCGACCATTTTTAGTTTGTTAatgttgtgttgttgttttgagAATTTACTACTTAGCCTTTAGTCATTAACTTTAAATAAGGCTTGGTTGAAGAACCACCATATTAACTTATTTAGCCTCGATCAATTTTCAGTTCGTAACTTTGTTAATGTTGCActgtgttgttattgttgttgttgttttgagaATTTACTTATGTTGTAGTAGCGTAGTTTATAGATTTTTGATTGGTTGTAAAACTTAATATATATCCAAATCTCTGGTTTTAAATTTTAGCTAAACTTTATACCTGGCGCATCAGAAATACCATTGGTTATACAGATTACCGTAGAAGATCCAGGTAACCTATTTGCTTATGTGAAAAATAATGCTTAACTAATATTGTTTGTTTAGGCCTTCGATCATAGTTCGTATGTTGAGACTAGTGAAAAGCCTGGAAATTTGACACCAAATATACCACctctaaataatttattttcattttctttagaTTTTCTTGGACAGTCAATTTCTACCATAGCAGGAATTGAAAAGGTAAACTGTTTCGACAATAAAAATGCTATGTATGTAGCTTATGAATGAAATTGTAGTAAATCGATGTTGCCTAAAATTTCGATAGTTTATAGTCGATAGTTTATGAACGAAACAAAGTTTATTCAAATAAATACCATTGGTTAAGAGCACTACTAATAAGAACGGACTGTGTTGTCATTGATTAAATCAGAAATATTAAGGACTGCAAAAAACTATttgaaaaaagtataaaataattttttgaggaaacatgaattttattaaaaatatttattatggaaagtttattatttcttaacatgaaaatatgaatactgaacagacaaacaaaataatatcttcaataaaaatattatgtttattattattattatagttaTCAGATGGATTATAcacaatgaagtttttgaagcaGAAAGCAATGGTAAAAAAATTGTACCTGGACCTTTTTATTTccatgaattttttttcaagtctTCCTGTTGTCACTTTTCTGGCGTTTGTGTAGGTTGATGGCTTTTGTGTTATGATACAAGAAATTTATGGAATTGAGAATAAAGTTAAGGACCAACAAACTAACGAAGGGGTATGTTATCTTACTTTCGAAACAAGAATAGGTTGTTTAATCGTGTTATTGGCCCAAACAACTAATTGTTGCAAACTTCAGGCATTAATTAAGCTTTGTTTTAATACAGTCTATGGATCTGACCACTACATTGTTCTTTTCAATGGTTAATATATTTTTACGAAAATCCTTTTCATTTGATTATGATTTAAAACAGCGATTTAATGTTATTGTTTTGGTCTACAGGTGGATGATGATGCAGACGACGCTAGTACTGTATCAGAATGTGTCATCTGTATGAGTGAACTAAGAGACACTATAATGTTACCATGTCGTCATTTATGTTTGTGCAATTTATGCGGTAGGTGTTCCTTGTGCATTTTTTACATCAAGTTGTGAATTGAACAAGAATATGTGTCTAATTTGATTTCTTGTGTCAGTAGCCAACTTCTCTTTTAGCTTTCTACAATTTGCATTGAGAGATATATTATATCATTTTAGAATGTTTTAGCGTGTTTATTGGGAGATTTGTGTTACTCTTAATAGCCTAATTGATTAATGTCATATTCATTATTATGTGAAGATACATTGATAAATATTGTGCgattttcctttattttttgcGTTGAAAAGAAAGTTTGGACCTTTTGTAATTTGGTGTCTTGACCCCCTAAAAATAAGTTAACAAGAGtacaaaaatagcaaaattaGGATTAACAGGAGTACAAAAATAGAGCTAAATAGCATCAAATTGATCAAAGTAAAATTAGACTAGTAGTATTTATATTCCAGCTGACGCAATgcgaacaaaacaaaacagatgtCCAATATGCAGAGCaagtatgttattttttattgcatcTTATTAATTTCGTTTAATTTACGCCAATATTTTTCTTAGATTTTTTCTTCAAACGATCACTTTTaatatactgatttaaagtaAAGGCAAGATATTTTTGTGGCACATATTGGTGTATGTTGTAACGCCCCCCATTTTTTTGATGgacaaaaatgactttctaacctGTTGGTTATTTTTGTGGTATTTGTTACTAAACTTGTTCAGGGACAAATATGACAGAAATGTAAAATATTACGCGTCATAGATTTTCCTTGCTTTTTAGATTTCCATGCCTTGTTACAAATTAAAGCAGTCAGAAAGAAAAAGGCTGGGGtaagtattattttttatcccTAAATAAACTAAAACATGTCCTGCATCAGCAAGATGGAGATTTAACTTACTGTAATATTTTCCTAAACTCTGCGTTCGATTAGAGTTTCATAGGTGCGAAAACAGCGGAAGATATACAAGTTTTTTCTTCAACTTGACCATTAGATTTTACAGCCGTTTTTCCAAGAACCTTTACTTTCAATTGTTTCCCCCAATAGTCCCGATTTCTGGCCAACTGAACACTTTTCACCATTTATTTTCATAAATGAATCTATTTGGATTACTCAAAGTTGAGTGGTCACGAGTTATGGTTAATAAACGGCATGACAATATTTCTCGCTGGCTGCAAGATTGAATCTCCTGTGTTTTTAGCATTTAATTTTTCCCACTAGCCTGGAGACAACACATCAAGCTATGTGGAAGAAATCCCTCTTATAGAAGCATTAAACGGAGATTTACCCGACCTAGGTAACTCGCTTTTGGTGTTTTAATGAGATTGTTTTTACCATTTGGTGAGCTTACACGCTTCATGGTTTATTTGGTGAGCTTACATGGTTCTGGTGACATGAAGTTTCTTTTCTGTGTTCTTGTGAAGAAATTGATGATGTATATAAGTAATAACGATGtacattttaatgttttgttacGTTTGGTTCTTCTATCAAGTATTAGCCTATTCCTCTGCAACCGTGTTTTAATACCGCGTTTATACGTGAACAAACTTATCCGGATTTATGAGTCAACTTAGTCCGTGTAAATTTTCTAACTTTATCTGAATAACTTAGGTATAATACGAAGGAGATTattcaaacttttaaaactttttgtaaaaacagataaaaagaattaaaaatgttaGTTTTTGAATTTTGGGTTTTTGTTGATAACACTAATGCAGGGTTTGGAAGGTGTTTTCAGATCGAAAAAAAGCACCGACATGGAAAATCAGATATTTCGCAGGGCAAAGAGCGGTGATTTGTATTTTCTGGCAGAACCAATTGTGCGATAGGCACTTGGGCCAAAGAGTGAGGACTTCGAAAACCAGTTTCATACGCCAAGATAGTGCGCACGGGTGTTATCCTGACTTCGGGCATAAAATTCAAAAAGGCTCACAGAAACAGCCTCacccccagggttttttgccctTTTTACATCATAGCGGGCGGCCAAATTATcttgtttagccgtcaagtaagcgctaccGGGACGAGGATGTCACAAAGACACACcttaattttcaacaaaaaaatttttactggGGTATTTACACCAGTAAACCATAGCTAAATCCCCCCTCAAGGCTGAGAactgtatttttaaaatctaaatagTATTGCCGGACGTAATtcgagaaatttttaaaatcgacGTAATTTGGGGCACTTTAGGGAAAGGTTCAACATGTGAATTTTCTAACAAACATAccgattttaataaaaattgatGTAAGGAATGTATTCAGCCTCTTATTTTTCTCCGCGTTATGATATATTTCGTCGTAGGTTCAAAACATCGATCATCTGCACGAAAATcaacgaaaaaacaaaaaatttgccAAGCAGTTAATCCAGTGTCTTCAGGTAGGCGCGCATTTAATTGAGTTCGGGAAAAATATTTGTAGCGAAGGTTCGAAACGGCGGtaacacttttttcttttcaataggCGCTAATGAATCAATGGATAAGAAGGAAAAGGAAGAAAACAGAAAAGGTTTGCTTCTTTAAAAATTGATATTATTACATTTAACACCCGTTTACATCCGCCACAAGTGATCAAAAAgggaattaaataaaattttaacatgttgCGCCACAAGTGGTGTGAAagcatttttatataaatagtgTTTGCTTCGCAGGACGTAATTAGCCTTAAACTTATGagtaaggaaaataaaaacccGGGTGACGCTGGGTTTACGCAAATACTCGTTGCGAAAAATATTTGGAGGGTGGCAGGCTGCCCTGGGGCTTGATTCGCCTACTTTTGCGAATCGCTCTTGTTGCTGCGGCCTCCGCACTGTTTAGAAAATGAATGTTCACACACTTTATTAAACACATGGAAGTCGTGGATGCATTTTCTTATCAATTTTTGAAACTTGTTCCGAGtaatgcatttttttttcatagctGTTGTCGATATTGTGGTTGATTCGAAACAGGTGGTGGAAATAAAACCAAGTGAACACGTGGACGTCTCATTGCCTGGAACACCGATGGGTAGTGACAGCTCAGCGGACTCGCTTTCCGCTTCCGTAAACTTGTCCACCACGCGTGCACAAGTTACGACGCCTAGCAACGTTACGGCGTCAATGACGGAAGTTGACGCCGGAACGGACGAGCTAACTTGACTATTGGCCGGGACTGACAATACAGCATGAACGCACTGTAAGCACGTGAACACTCCTCCTTGGTTAAAAATTAGTTAATGCACGCTCTCCATTCCTTATCTCGAATGGAAAAATGAAATGTGTGTTTACCTGTATCATCAGTCTCACATAAAAAGTCTTAGTGTTTGTGCACCGTGTTAACACGAATGTATCGCCACAACGGGTGGACAAAGCAAAccctgtttttgtggtgaaagtACAGCAAACAAATGGCTGCAATATAATCTCGGGCTACAAACGCTGTTATTCATGTGAACACGGTTTctgaatttgtaaaaatatctgATAATAAGCTCAAAATTTTGTCTGTTGTTAACGTTTATGATATTAAAGTTTagatttttttgtagttttttgtGTGGGTTGGGGTGTAATTTAGCAACGAAAAAAGACGATATAAGAAATACATTTCACGTGTGTAGATTAATTTCTCTACAGACATGTATGTAGGGAAATTAATTAAGTCTGAGGCCTGTTTTTGTAAGaattctttttataagaatcattcATAGTTGATCATCAGATTTAATAAAGTTAACGTGattgtgtatatttttaaaatgtgagaacgtggatttttttcaaaagaaaccaGTGAAAGGCTTTAATACTGgcagtttcttaaatttttggcaagttttttatttagtttcttaAAGTTATACATATATGGAATAACAAATATCATCGGGTGTCTTAGTACGTTGTTCAATAACACAAGCGTTGTACGAAGATCTATTTCATGGAAAATTACTTTGattagtttcttaatttttttaaaagccaaAAAATTCCAATactaaaattttcttatttttgagaAGCTTCGTGtctctttaaaaaaagtacGTGTTTTCTTATTAAAATGTGTGCATTGATTTTTACcggcttttttatataagaatactCATTCTAACACCAGGCTGTCACTATTCTTATTCCTGTATTGTTCTAAATAATAGATCTATAGTTTCAAGCTGAAATCGCAGCctgatgttcttataaaacattttcttataaataaaCGTGTAATGCTTTTGATACAACTTCTATTTCTGTAATTATGTCATAGTTTTCACCTTTGGGTTGTGTATTCTGTAATGAATTATAACGCTTCACGACAATAAGTTTGATAAAGCATCAGTAATGTGTGACGTAAAAGATAAACAGTCATCGGGACGACCCGATAAGTGCCGTCAAGGTGGTAGATAACTGTATTCGTCTGCACTTTTTTTAAAGGAACCAAGAAATGTTTAGCctgaaattctttattttttttttcttgttttgttctttaaaaataaaagaaacaaaaattttaatcataCTGGTCATTCTTCTTATTCTAAACCTATTGTTTTCAACCTTAAATTCTAGTCTGACATTCTCATACAACATATTCTTTAAGAGAAAGcttgtattttgttttgtttttctaaattctttatttgtttttctaactttttttatgtaaagcACTGGTTGACACATCTGACATATTTGCTATGTAAATGAATCAAATGTATATATTATAGAATAGTAAATTTATTTCTAAGTAATCAATGGAgtctttaaatttgttttgtctaagtcaaagaaataattttttctaaaatggtaGCACAAAACCCCTTTCCAAGACTTTTTTCCTGATATTGGAACGTTCTGATCTTTAGAAAGAGATAAAAAGGCCTGTCGACGAGGTTGTTTTGTGTGGCGTGTTTAGCATATCTACAAAAATGCAAGAATTCCACTTTACAGAAAATATATtcacaaaaaaacttacttcgGCTTCACAACATCGAACTTTTTAAATAGCGTAGGAATATATTGCAttctatttttgaaaaaaagttttgctcAAAATCATTATTGGTTTTCGAGATAGGTCTTGAAAGTAAATATTAAATACCATTTAACTAAACATATATATCCATGTAATTATGTTCAAAATATTAAATGGATAGGTGAAAACATACCTTGATAAACCCTTAAAACATCACCACATTTATAATATTAAATACATGATGTCACGCACTAATAGAGCAGCGAACAAAACAtgattttgaaaaagatttagAGACAATTTTCATATGAAACCGATTTTTTTTTGGTGGGCTTTGCAGCTCTTTTTAGGATGTTTGTAATAGTTGGGAATTAACTTTTAACGTGTTTTATTATTATGTCTGAGAACAGaaaattatataatatttttaacgagGA contains:
- the LOC130648351 gene encoding probable E3 ubiquitin-protein ligase MGRN1, which encodes MGNYLPFRLPFQRSAGGNVENFSSSTALSYRFPPATKSGCFFANHFVMAGERFDNMDPETFLFGENNDLNYLPDIPAPFPYNAPNDNEPNNTIKCFVFLRKESLKLVKEENVAGSEDSDHYRVEFVFDADTDCAVRIFMMATEEIQQGSVRYKARSPSLKSEPVMFKKGCGQTYNSASFIIKPDDFQPSELNFIPGASEIPLVIQITVEDPDFLGQSISTIAGIEKLSDGLYTMKFLKQKAMVDGFCVMIQEIYGIENKVKDQQTNEGVDDDADDASTVSECVICMSELRDTIMLPCRHLCLCNLCADAMRTKQNRCPICRANFHALLQIKAVRKKKAGPGDNTSSYVEEIPLIEALNGDLPDLGSKHRSSARKSTKKQKICQAVNPVSSGANESMDKKEKEENRKAVVDIVVDSKQVVEIKPSEHVDVSLPGTPMGSDSSADSLSASVNLSTTRAQVTTPSNVTASMTEVDAGTDELT